TCATGCTCAAACATAGATGCAACAATgtgttgaacttgttgaaaaatatGACAAGAGTGTTCACTTATTCATTAATGGTGGCACCAGTTCTTCACTTGGCCCAAACAACTCACTCACCGGCTGCAACTCTCAAGGACTGTACTCCAACGCCAACGGCTTGTGAGAGATTTTTCTGACCAATTGGACGGACGCTTCACGTGATCGGTACTGTTCCACGATGCACCTCAGATACTTTGAAACTAGTTTGATCATTCCCGGAGACTGAGGCAAGGTTGGACCTCCGCAAAATTCACGCCTCTCCCCTAACGTGCGACTAGGAGAGAAGCGACGTGGGAGGAATTATGTGCTTCCCAAGCGTCGAGGAAGAAATCATGGAGGCAAGCAAGCTAGACCAATGAAGAAGACATAGCTTTGGTTTTCATATGGGAAGATGTCTCACGTGATAGTACACCGCACAATACATGCAACCTAAAACCACTTAGTGACTGTCATTTGTGACCATAATTTGTGGAGCCTTTTTTCTTTCAGGAAGCACGTGAAAATGCAGCTCTCTACAATAAGCCGTGTAGAGCCAAAAAATGCCCGTGCGCTGCAAAAACTGGAACATAGTACTAAGTGCTGTAACTAGTGTGTAGGTGATCAaaaactaatactccctccgttccagaataCAAGGTGCACATGTTTTTCGAGATAAACTTTAACCATCAATTAGACAAATGATACTCCCTAACTTCAGCAAGAACCATGTCTTCATCAACTATTCTTTCACCACAACATATGTGGTAGCATACCTCCTTTCAATTATACAGCTTGAGAAATGTGCAAAAATTGCAATACGCCCTGCAATCAAATATGATCTTCCCTCTCAGTTTTACACACTGCTTCACCCTGCATATGACGAAACTAACAAGCAGATATCTCCTTTGCCTGACAACGCACTCTGATCAGGTTCAAATACGCAAAAAAATCGCATGACAACCAATTGGTTGGATGGTGGTACTACCCCAAGCCTACCAAGAATCAAACCTTAGGCTTTGTTGTCTCATTAACATATGTTCCCGTAGATCGAGGGGAAAAAGGAATTATGCACACTTTCACTTTCCCATGAATCCTACTAAGAAGTTGAACTCTCTTGTAACATTTCTGGAATTTGCATACAACTCAAAAAATATTTTCACTTAACGCCAGCGTAACTAAACCCAACTACCACAAAGAATGCAAGTTCTAGAAGCATGAGGATGTTTGTGCAAtattaaatactactccctccgtcccataatataagaacgtttttgacactagtaacgttcttatattatgggacggagggagtacctctgttcctaaatataagaagtTTTGGCAGTTTAAACTTAACCAACGAGACATCTTATATATAGAAACAGAGGGTGTAATAAATAGGACAACAAACGCTTGCAGCTTTTGGAGAATGAGAGAGATTAGCACTGAACACAACATTCCGAAAACAGCTAGCAGGCTGAGCATTTCCGTTCTTCATTTTACCTACCTCCACTGCTTGTCCAAGTAGTTGAGATATTTTGACATACAAATCCAGCATGTTTCTGGAACCTTGTCATGGGAATAGTTCACCAAGGCTAGGAATACATCAAGAATGAATCTTTGAGATTCAGGTTTCAGGGCGACACGGATTAGCATTGCGGTCCAGGCATTTGGGGCCAAACTGATTGCTTGACGGAATGATTGAACACCATTAACCAACCTTCTGATCATTCTACTTCTCTACAAGTTCAAAAGAAGAAACCTTCAGTACATACACACTTAGGCCCTATAGCATGTAACACAGTGCTGATATGAAATGCCACTAAAGACCAACTCATGTAGTAGCTCATAGAATCATCatcctcttttttttctctgattAAACAGACCAACTGTTTTTGGGGATTTAGGAAACAGACACCTAACGCAATTCTGGGATGATTCCGAGGGATGCAATGATGATGCAGCAGCCATGCATCTAGTACTGGAGTGTAAATTTGTGAAAAACAGTTAAGCAGTAGGACCAGTTTCATGCAATCTAAAATGGGTGTTTTCAGCACAGAGTACACTGATGTAAGCGATTAGAAATGAGAAATCGTGACAAGCATTGACTAACCTCTGGATTTAGCTCGCCTGTATTTCCCTCTTCCTCAAATATACCTGGAAATGTTGTTTCTTGTAAGAATGCATCAGAAGCCTTCACAATGTCCTGGATAAGGAAAACACGAACCCTCCAGCCTTTCCTCgataaaatgaaatgaaaaaggtCTTCTGTAGCTGAAACAACCGAATGCATATCGAATGATCTCCAGTCAGAACTGCTGGCAGTATTCTCTTCTCCAGGTTTCTTTGAAGATTCTGACGACTGTTGAGATATAGCTGCAATCTGCATATTGAAGGATAGTAGGGATCAAATGTAGTAACAGAAGCTAGAAAGATAAAGAACACCAAAGGGTCAGCTGCCACATAAATTCATGACAATGATAGCAACTCAACACTATGGTACATTTCTATTAGTCCTATGTCAGCTGATGTATGATGACCACCGCTAAAATTTGTATAAACTGTTACAGCACTGGATGCATTCAAATCCTTTCGGGTCTTACCATAATAGCTATTAACATTTCCTAGTAAACAAGGGTAACAAGGGACTTCTTATTCATGCTCATGAAGAGATGGGGGCAAAAATCAGAACTAGAGCCATGATGCTGCAGCCATAGCAGACATGACAATATTCTTACCAAGTTATAAAATATTAAGACTTGAGAGTGCATTGCAAACAGTTCCAACAAGAAaggaaacagaaacaaaaacaactaAGAACTACATACCAGCCGCTCCAGTCGATTCCATCTGATGGATCCATCATCACGTATCAGAAGCTCCCTCAATATTTTCCTCATATCAGGGCTGGGGTCTGCAAGGAGCCTCCCAATGACAAATGGGTAAGCGCTCTCAATAACTTTGAAATCAGGATCCAGTGCTTTTGCAGTCCCTTCTAAAGAACCAAGTGCTCTTATCACCAGTGCATAATCAGGAGGaagagagaaattaaaatcatacaTGACGTCATACAGATGGTTCATTACCCCCTGTAAGAGAAGCAAATAGCGATTTAGAATGTACCAACTCATCCAGGTTAGGAAACTACGAATTGAAGGGCCAAATGAAGGCGGCAGCAATACACAAGACTGGAGAATGTGACAGAGACCCCAGTGACCGAACAGTGTGTATGTTAGAACCATGAGCAGCTAATTACTTACACAATGTTGGAACCTCAGGAGTGCAGAGAGAAGAAAATGTCACTGCTCCATTAATTTTTTTTAATATCATGTCTACTACACTTTTCGAGATGCATCAGAAAATTTTCATTCTAAGCATAGCTTGACTGTGGTTATTACTAAAGCATTCATGTTATTTTAGCTGTTTGTTCAGTTCAGCTAAGGGCTATATAGCACATGTGCACTCCTAGGTCTCAACTATGATTAAGGTGTCCATTGATTTCGACGTTGCATGACAGAATACAAATTATCATAACAGAATATATACTGGAAAGAAGAACACTAACTAACCTGAAAATCATTTGATTGCCTCCTTCCATCACCAAAGGCAACCCTCAATGCAGTTGCAACTGCATGTAGGTCTGTTCCCTCAGGGACAAATCCGAGTGAATGGAAGTCGTTCGCCAAGCCCAATGGGTCACGGTTAACATAGTGCACAAGCTGAAACAAGTGAACTCAGTTCCCATTAAGTTCTACTTCATATTTGAATAAAGTAACACGAATGAAACCAACAAAggccatataaactcataataaaacatgTGTGCACTTTTTTTAAACCACTCATACCTGCTTATATGGTAgtgcacatgtactaaaacacaccaaGACCATTTAGTATATTATAATTTGATCCAAGTCACATAACTAGCTTAAACTTTTCACATGAGTGAGTACATGTGTATTGCTTTGCTTCTCAGTTCTATATTACTTGGCAGATACAGAACTCTTACTTTTTACTAACTTAAATTCAAGCAAATTTCATATATATACTAAGTTGTGATAATTGTGAAACGATAAGATTGTTTAGTCGACTATCTCTTGGCAAAGCTCCAGACTTGACTTCCTACTCGACATTTAGCATAGGAAATGACATTACCAATGTAAACCTATCCTAAAATTAACTCTTCTCCAATCTTTGAAAACCATAAACTAAAGCCTAAACCCAATAGGTTCgaaatataatactccctccgtcccaaaataagtgtctcaactttgtactaactttagtacaaaattgtacTAAGTTTAAGACGCTTATTTTGGGACGCAGGGAGTAGTACAGAAAACAGGATAACAGGTTTAGCCACATATCATCTAAGTTCGAAATATATCTAGTTTTGCCATTAACAAGAATGACACTCTTTATAAAGATGTTCCAGGTGAATGCACAAAAACCAAACAAGCAACAAACATACTTGCATGTAAAAAGATGAAGCTTACCATCTGTATGAGTCCCACTCGATAGTGTCTTGGAATATCACCCATCATACCAAAGTCAAAATAAGCAAGAGACCCGTCTTCAGTTGCCACCAGATTACCTGGATGGGGATCTGCATGGAAAAACCCATCTTCGAGAAGTTGTCTCAACGAGCAATAGAGACCCTATAAAGTTCACCCAAAAACATCAGCATACAAAATAAGAACACAACAACCCAATGAAACTAACCACATGACTTGCAAAGATAATGAATAAGTATGGTGAAAAGAGCGAAAGAATCATACAGAAGAT
This portion of the Triticum dicoccoides isolate Atlit2015 ecotype Zavitan chromosome 7A, WEW_v2.0, whole genome shotgun sequence genome encodes:
- the LOC119330125 gene encoding uncharacterized protein slr1919-like isoform X2, giving the protein MAGPTSRLLLLARGADLGRRRHLHGPLLLLRPLHSAAAADLSLRSLSAAPSVRSYSSAFTSVHGGRPSSEYAKIRKESLETQFRRILGSSSHTLFADRGFGPFLALYRAATISYHVVKLTVWHLLLSDVHKRAEKFRETLIRLGPFYIKLGQALSTRPDILPSAYCQELSKLQDQIPPFPTRKAIRTIESELGSRMSDLFADISPEPIAAASLGQVYKAHLHSGELVAIKVQRPGMAPLLTLDALLFNMIGGQLKRFAKARKDLLVAVNEIVRHMFDEIDYVLEGKNAERFAILYSHGGEGRTSIKVPKVYWTYTRKSILALEWIDGIKLTDAERISKANLNRKKMIDEGLYCSLRQLLEDGFFHADPHPGNLVATEDGSLAYFDFGMMGDIPRHYRVGLIQMLVHYVNRDPLGLANDFHSLGFVPEGTDLHAVATALRVAFGDGRRQSNDFQGVMNHLYDVMYDFNFSLPPDYALVIRALGSLEGTAKALDPDFKVIESAYPFVIGRLLADPSPDMRKILRELLIRDDGSIRWNRLERLIAAISQQSSESSKKPGEENTASSSDWRSFDMHSVVSATEDLFHFILSRKGWRVRVFLIQDIVKASDAFLQETTFPGIFEEEGNTGELNPERSRMIRRLVNGVQSFRQAISLAPNAWTAMLIRVALKPESQRFILDVFLALVNYSHDKVPETCWICMSKYLNYLDKQWR
- the LOC119330125 gene encoding uncharacterized protein slr1919-like isoform X1, which translates into the protein MAGPTSRLLLLARGADLGRRRHLHGPLLLLRPLHSAAAADLSLRSLSAAPSVRSYSSAFTSVHGGRPSSEYAKIRKESLETQFRRILGSSSHTLFADRGFGPFLALYRAATISYHVVKLTVWHLLLSDVHKRAEKFRETLIRLGPFYIKLGQALSTRPDILPSAYCQELSKLQDQIPPFPTRKAIRTIESELGSRMSDLFADISPEPIAAASLGQVYKAHLHSGELVAIKVQRPGMAPLLTLDALLFNMIGGQLKRFAKARKDLLVAVNEIVRHMFDEIDYVLEGKNAERFAILYSHGSGGEGRTSIKVPKVYWTYTRKSILALEWIDGIKLTDAERISKANLNRKKMIDEGLYCSLRQLLEDGFFHADPHPGNLVATEDGSLAYFDFGMMGDIPRHYRVGLIQMLVHYVNRDPLGLANDFHSLGFVPEGTDLHAVATALRVAFGDGRRQSNDFQGVMNHLYDVMYDFNFSLPPDYALVIRALGSLEGTAKALDPDFKVIESAYPFVIGRLLADPSPDMRKILRELLIRDDGSIRWNRLERLIAAISQQSSESSKKPGEENTASSSDWRSFDMHSVVSATEDLFHFILSRKGWRVRVFLIQDIVKASDAFLQETTFPGIFEEEGNTGELNPERSRMIRRLVNGVQSFRQAISLAPNAWTAMLIRVALKPESQRFILDVFLALVNYSHDKVPETCWICMSKYLNYLDKQWR